The following nucleotide sequence is from Pseudomonas putida S13.1.2.
CGAGCCTTGCTGGCTCATCTGCTGCAGGGCGCGGCTCCACCGCGGGTTCACATCCTCGACGTTGTCCAGCAGGGTTTCCAGATAACCCGTGATCACCGTCAGGGGCGTGCGCAATTCGTGGGACACGTTGGCGACGAAGTCCTTGCGCATCTGTTCCAGCTGGTGGATGCGGGTGACATCGCGCACCAGCATCAGGTGTTCGTTGTTGCCGTAGCGGGTGATGTGCAGCTGCACGCGCATGCGGTCGTTGATGGGCGAAGGTATTTCCAGCGGCTCGAGGTAGTTCTCTGCCTCGAAGTACTCCTTGAAGCGCGGATGGCGCACCAGGTTGGTTACCTGCTGGCCACCGTCCTGTGGGGTCTTGAAGCCCAGCAGGGTTTCGGCGGCACGGTTCCACCACTCCAGGTTGCCGTCGCTGTCGAGCATGATCACCGCGTCGCGCAGTGCGGCGGTGGACTCCTGCACCCGGTCGATCACTGCCTGCAGGCGGCCACGTACGCGCTGGTCGCGGCGTTGCAGGTGGTAAATGCTGTCGAACACCTCGCCCCACAGGCCGTAACCATCGGGCGGTGCTTCATCGGGCTGGTGGTTGCGCAGCCAGTCGTGCAGGCGCAGCAGCTGCTTGAGGGTCCAGCCCAGGTAAAGCGCCAGGCCAATGGCCAGGCTCCAGCCATAGTAGCCGCTGACCAGCCCGCCGATCAGGCAGACGGTAATCAGCAACAACAGATGGCGAATCAGGGTTGCGTGCCAGTTCTGGTTCAATTGACGGTCCTTGTACAACGACGTGCAGCTTGGCGCTCTTGAACTCGATCAGCTCTTGGTCGAGAAGCGGTAGCCAGTGCCCCGGACGGTTTGTACCAGATTTTCGTAGGCCTCACCCAGCGCCTTGCGCAGGCGACGGATGTGCACGTCGACGGTGCGTTCCTCGACATAGACGTTGCCGCCCCACACTTGGTCCAGCAGCTGGCCACGGGTGTAGGCGCGCTCCTGGTGGGTCATGAAGAACTGCAGCAGGCGGTATTCGGTGGGCCCCATTTCGGCGGGCTTGCCGTCGATGGTGACGCGGTGGCTGATCGGGTCGAGCAGCAGGCCGCCCACTTCGATCGGCGCTTCGCTGTCGCTCGGGCCGGTGCGACGCAGCACGGCTTTCAGGCGCGCCACCAGCTCACGCGGCGAGAACGGCTTGGTGATGTAGTCGTCAGCGCCCACTTCCAGCCCTTGGATCTTGTTGTCCTCTTCACCCTTGGCGGTGAGCATGATGATCGGGATGTCGCCGGTCAGCTCATCGCGCTTGAGGCGCCGGGCCAGCTCGATGCCAGAGGTGCCGGGCAACATCCAGTCGAGCAGGATCAGGTCCGGTTTGCGGTCGACGATGATCGCGTGGGCCTGTTGGGAGTTTTCCGCTTCCAGGCAGTCATAGCCGGCCATTTCAAGGGCAACGGCGATCATCTCGCGAATGGGTGCTTCGTCGTCGACGATCAGAATGTTCCTGCCAACCATGCTCAAAACCTCTCCTGGATTCGGTGTCTTGGCCCGCATTAGATAACGGAATTATTGCAGCTGTGTGACAGGGTGTTGGCCGTTCTGGCGACATTGCGTGACTGAACTAGGCTTGAAAGAGCCGCAATTGTGGCACCCGAACTCAATTTCCCCCGGAACAATGGTGAATCCAATGACACGAAAAACGCTGAGCTGGATGGCCCTTTTCACTGCGCTGGCGCTCCCGGGGGTGGCGTCGGCCCACCATGCCATGGAGAAGGACGGCATGTGGGTCGATCATGCCGGCATGACTCTGTACACCTTTGACAAGGATGCGGGCGGCAAGTCGATGTGCAATGGCGACTGCGCCACCAACTGGCCGCCATTGAAGGTAATGGATGGCGAAAAGGCCGATGGCAAGTGGACGCAGATCAAGCGTGACGACGGCTCCATGCAGTGGGCCTACGACGGCAAGCCGCTGTATACCTTCATCAAGGACAAGAAGGCCGGGGACAAGACCGGTGATGGCGTGAAAGACGTCTGGCATATCGCCAAGCCTTGAGATTGCCGGGGCCGCTGTGCGGCCCATCGCGACACAAGGCCGCTCCTACAGGGTCCTGCATACGCCGATCAGTGTATGAGCGGCCTTGCGTCGCGATGGGCTGCAAAGCAGCCCCATAATATTCAGCGCAACGCGTAATCCAGCACCACACCAATGAACACCAGCAACCCCGCCCAGTGGTTGTGCAAAAACGCCTTGAAGCACGACTCGCGGTCCAGTTTGCGCGTCGACCAGTACTCCCAGGCAAAGCACGCCGCCGCACCCAGCAACCCCAGGTGGAACCAGCCCCCCAGCTCGAAGCGGCTGCCCGCCAGCAACAGGCAGCCCAGCGACAGCAGCTGCAAGGTGAGGATGATGGTGCGGTCGGCCTCGCCGAACAGGATCGCGGTCGACTTGACGCCAATCTTCAGGTCGTCATCGCGGTCGACCATGGCGTAATAGGTGTCGTAACCCACCGTCCACAGCAGGTTGGCGATATACAGCAGCCAGGCGCTGGCCGGCAGCTCGCCCCCTGCGGCAGTGAAGGCCATGGGAATGCCCCAGGAATAGGCCGCCCCCAGCACCACCTGCGGGTAATAGGTGTAGCGCTTCATGAACGGGTAGCAGGACGCCAGCGCCACCGCGCCAAACGATAGCCACACCGTGCGGCTGTTGGTGCACAGCACCAGCAGGAAGCTGACCCCGACCAGAATCGCAAACAGGGCCAGCGCCTCGCGCGGCTTGACCCGGCCGCTGGCCAGCGGCCGGTCGGCGGTGCGTTTGACGTGGCCGTCCACCTTGCGGTCGGCAAAGTCGTTGATACAGCAGCCGGCGGCGCGCATCAGCACCACGCCAAGGCCGAAGATCAGCACGTTGGCCAGGGTGGGAGAACCGTTGCCGGCAATCCACACCGCCGACAGGGTCGGCCACAGCAGCAGGTAGATACCGATCGGCCGGTCCATACGGCTGAGCTGGATGAAGTCCCAGGCCCGCGGGTGCAGGCGGTTCAGCGACTTGAGCAGTTGCAGGTACATCAGCGGTTTTCCTCCCTGGCCGCTTGCCACAAGGCCGGCAGGAACACTTCTGCCACCAGCAGCTCCAGGCCGCCTCGTTCAAAGCGCGAGCGACGACCCCACAGGGCTGCATGGGTGGCGTCGGTCGGTAGCCACGCCTTTGGATAACTGCACACTTCGATCGGGTGGCGGATGAACGCCTGGTCGCAGAACAACAACTCGCCCAGCGAGCGGCTGCCGAGGGTTTCCAGGTCCAGCCCGCCGCGCTCCAGGGCGCTGCGGCTGGCGACACTGCGGGCGAACACCCAAGGCTGGCCATGGCCGCGCAGGTACACCTCGCGCACCCAGCCTTCGCTGCCGGCAGCAATGCCCAACGCCTGGCATTCATCGTCGCGCAGCGCTTGCCAGCCCTCGGACAGCGGGGTGACGGAGAAGTGATCAGAAGACAGGCGGGTCAGGCGGCGGGTCAGCGAGCCTTCGTCGAACAGCCAGTCAAGGGTAGGCTGGTCGAAGTCGGTCGCCAGCTGTGAATACGGCAGCCACGCGACAGCGGCTGCTTGCGGGGATTCGTACGACACGTCGGTCTGCTTGTTACAACCAATGAGGCGGCGAGCTTAGCATGATTGCCCCGACTGCTTGCATACTGCGGGCAGGGCCGATAAAAAAGCCCCCCATGAATTGCGCGCTGGCTGTTTCGCGGGCACGCCCGCTCCCACAGGGATCACCACAACCTCTGGCCCGTGAAGTTCCTGTGGGAGCGGGCGTGCCCGCGAAGAGGCCATCAGCTGCGACACAAAGCCCCAGCCTGAACCGAGGAAAAAGACCTGATGAAAAAGTGGCAATGTATTGTCTGTGGCCTGATCTACGACGAAGCCGAAGGCTGGCCCGACGACGGCATCGCCCCCGGCACCCGTTGGGAAGATGTGCCTGAAGACTGGCTGTGCCCCGACTGTGGTGTCGGCAAAAGCGACTTTGAAATGATCTCCATCGGCTAATCAAGGAAAGCACGACATGACGTCCCCTGTGGTAATCATCGGTACCGGCCTGGCGGGCTACAACCTGGCCCGTGAATTTCGCAAGCTCGATGCGCAGACGCCGCTGCTGCTGATCACCGCCGACGATGGTCGCTCCTATTCCAAGCCCATGCTCTCCATGGGCTTTGCCAAGCAGAAGGACGCCGACGGCCTGTGCATGGCCGAGCCGGGCGTCATGGCCGAGCAACTGAACGCCGAGATCCGCACCCATACACGCATCAGCGGCATCGACCCCGGCCACCAGCGCCTATGGATCGGCGAAGAGGCAGTGGAGTACCGCGACCTGGTGCTGGCCTGGGGCGCGCAGACCGTGCAGGTGCCGATCGAAGGCGATGGCAGCCATCTGGTGTTCCCGATCAACGATCTGGAAGACTACGCACGCTTTCGTGCCGCCGCCGTCGGCAAACAACGCGTGCTGATCCTGGGGGCCGGCCTGATCGGCTGCGAATTCGCCAACGACATGAGCCTGGGCGGCTTCCAGGTCGACGTGGTGGCGCCGTGCGAACAGATCATGCCGACCCTGTTGCACCCGGCCGCTGCGGCGGCGGTGCAGGGCGGGCTGGAAGGCCTGGGTGTACGCTTCCACCTGGGGCCTGTGCTGACCCGCCTGCAACAGGTGGCGCAAGGCCTGGAGGCACACCTGTCGGATGGCAGCGTGATTGCCTGCGACCTGGTGGTTTCGGCCATTGGCCTGCGCCCACGCATCGACCTGGCCGCCGCGGCCGGCTTGCAGACCAATCGTGGCGTCAGCGTTGACCGCGCGTTACGTACATCCCACGCCAACATCTTCGCCCTCGGCGACTGTGCCGAGGTGGATGGCATCAACCTGCTCTACGTGATGCCGCTGATGAGCTGTGCCCGGGCGCTGGCGCAAACCCTGGCCGGCAAACCGACGGCGGTGGCCTATGGGCCGATGCCGATCACCGTGAAAACCCCGGCGTGCCCGCTGGTGGTGTCGCCGCCGCCCATGGGCCACGAAGGCACCTGGCAGGTGGAGGGGCAGGGCAGTGACCTCAAGGTGCTCTGCTACGGCGCTGACGGCGCATTGCTGGGCTATGCCCTGACCGGGGCTGCCGTGATGGAAAAGCTGGCACTGAATCGTCAGTTGCCACCCGTAATGGCGTAAATAGGGGGCGTTCTGTCGGATTTGTCCTGTTGTTGCCTGCACAATGGCCGGCCTGATACTGGCGCGGCCCCTGAGCACGTGCCATTCTCACTTCCGTCTGCCGCAGATTAGAGCCTGCGGTGCCTTGAGCGCTGCTCCCAAAGGCAGCACGGCATAACAACAAGAATTCCGTCAAAGAGGCTTCATTATGCGCAAACCAGAACTCGCCGCCGTCATCGCCGAAAAGACTGAACTGACCAAGGACAAGGCCAATCAGGTGTTGAACGCGATTCTCGACAGCATCACCGGTGCCCTGGACAAGGACACGGTGACCCTGGTCGGTTTCGGCACCTTCGAAAAACGTCATCGCGGCGCGCGTACCGGTAAAAACCCGCAAACCGGCGAGCCGGTCAAGATCAAAGCCAGTAACACCGTGGCCTTCAAGCCAGGCAAGAACTTGCGCGACGAAGTTAATAAACCCAAAAAAGCCGCCAAACCTGCCACCAAAGGCAAGTGATCGCTCACTGACAAGCCAGTGTCAGCCAAGCGGGCGCCCCAGGGCGCCCGTTGTGCTTTCTGCGGGCAAAATGTTTCGAACTTGCATAAATAGTTCTAGAAAAGGATAGACTGCGCGACTTAGTCACTTTTCATTCGAGGCACGTTGATGAAGTTCCGCTTTCTTCTCTGGGCCATGGGGCTGTTGATGGCCAGGGCCAGCCGTAACAACCCTGCATTCCAGCAGCAGCTCAAGGGCAAGGACCTGGTGTTCCAGATGCAGACCCTGGACGGCAAGGTTGCACGGCACTTCGTCGTCAACAACGAGCGCATCAGTAGCAAGGGCGGCGCGTATCCGCAGCCGGCCTTTGCCATCGCCTTCAAGGACGCGGCCTACGGCTACGCCACGATGCAGGCGGGCAACAAGCAGTTGGCGTTCATGCAGGGGATTCAGGAGAAGAACATCCAGATCAAGGGCAACCCGGCGCTGGTGATGTGGTTCCAAGGGCTGATGAAGTACCTGAAACCGAAGAAGAAAGGCTGAAATTGCCGGGGCTGCTGCGCAGCCCATTCGCCGGCAAGCCAGCTCCCACAGGTACCGCACAGGGTTTGAGGCCAATGCGGTCAATGTGGGAGCTGGCTTGCCGGCGATTGGGCCGCAAAGCGGCCCCTCGTGATATCAGTGCGGTGCTTGAAACTGCGAAGCCAGCTCGCGCAGCAGGTTCTCGGCCTCGAGCACCTTGTTCACCACATCCTCGGCCTTTTCCCGGGTAATCCCCAGGCGCTCCAGCAACTCGTCAGGAATCTCTTCCTGCGGCCCGGAGCCAATCCCCCGCGAGCGCAACAGGCGGGTCGCCAGGCACACCAGGTTGGGAAACGCCGAATACTCGCCGTCGTAAGCCGGGTCGTGCTGGAAGCGCAGCGCGGTCGACAGCTCTTCGGGCATGTCCCACAGCTTCATAAGCCAGGCACCGATCTGTTCGCGGCTGATGCCTAGCAGGTGTTGTTCCACATAGGTGTGGTTCAAGTGCGGGTTCACCTCCAGATGGCGGCAAATCAGCGAAAAGTGGGGCGGAAACACGTGCGCCAGCAACAGGTAGCCAAAGTTGTGCAGCAGCCCGGCCAGGTAGGTCAGCCCGGCCTCGGGGCGTTCTGCCCGCGGCATGGCACGGGTCAGGCCTTCGATGATCGCGGCGGTGTAGATCGACTGCTGCCAGTAGGGGGTGGCCTGCTGCGGTTGGTCTTTCGGCAGGCTCAAGGTCTTGCCCAGGGCCAGGCCAAGGGCCAGGTTGATCACCAGGTCGAAGCCCAGCACGCGCACGATGGCGTCTTCTACCGAGCGGATCTTGCCCGGCGAAGCGTAGTAGGGCGACGCCGCCCAGCTCACGACCTGTGCCGCCAGCGCCGGGTCGGTTTCGACCACGCCGGTGATGTCATCAATGCTCGCGTTGGGGTCTACCCGCAGTTTGATGATTTTCTGGGCGGTATCGGCCAGCGGCGGGATCTCGATGGTTTCTTCCAGGCGCTTCTGGATGCGTCGGGCGGTGAAGGCCTGAACAGCATCGTTGATTTCCTGGGTGTCGTCATGGGGGCGGTCGAGGTTGGGGCTGATGGCCTCGACTTCCTGGCCGAAGCTGCTGGCGCTGGCCTTGGCCAGCATGCGCTTGAAGTGCGCGCGCTCAATCGCCAGCAGCAGCCCGCTTTCGCCAGACTGGATGTACACGGTCTCGGCGTCGAGCAGGCTCTTTTCGTACTGGCACGGCGAGCTGGTCAGCGCGGGAATGCCGGGCAGGGCCTTGAGCTGATGTTTGTCGAGCATTTGCTTGAGGCGCGGCACCGACACGGCAGTCAGCTTGCGCCCGGTCAGCTCGGTCAGGCGGTTGAGGTCCAGCAGTTGGCTCTGCGGGAACAACACCATGAGGGCGCCGACCTCGTCGTCGAGAAGCACCGCCTGCACCCGCGAAGCCGCAGGCAAGTGCGGGTGTTGGACCACCTCGCGGTAGACGACGCCGATCTTGTCGAGCAGCAGCCTGATTACCGTGGGGGCGTGTGGCGTTGCGGTGTCCAGGGCAACTTCAGTCATGGTCCGTATCCACTGATTCTTTTAAACGCGAAGTATAACCAGCCTGCGAGCAAATCTGGATCCATTCTGGGACTAGCGTCACACTTGGCCATATTGCTGACCATGGCGTAGCCAGCGGTCGAGCAGCGGGCTGACGTGGTCCGGCCAGCGGGCCACCAGGGCCTGGGCGGCATCGCGCACAGCCGGTAACAGGTCGGCATCGCGCATCAGGTCGGCGACCTTGAATTGCAGCAGACCGGTCTGGCGTGTACCCAGCATCTCGCCTGGGCCGCGTAGTTCGAGGTCTTTCTCGGCAATGATGAAGCCGTCGTTGGTCTCGCGCATGATACCTAAGCGTTCGCGGCCGATCTGCGACAGTGGCGGGTGGTACAACAGCACGCAATGGCTGACGGCACTGCCCCGGCCAACCCGGCCGCGCAGCTGGTGCAACTGGGCCAGGCCCAGGCGTTCGGGGTTTTCGATGATCATCAGGCTGGCGTTGGGTACGTCCACGCCTACTTCGATGACAGTGGTGGCGACCAGCAGCTGCAATTCACCGGCCTTGAACTGCGCCATGATCTCGGCTTTTTCAGCAGGCTTCATGCGGCCGTGGATCAGGCCCACACGCAATTCGCCCAAGGCACTGCCGAGTTCTTCGTATGTGCTTTCGGCGGCCTGGCAGGTCAGCTCTTCGGATTCTTCGATCAGGGTGCACACCCAGTAGGCCTGACGGCCTTCGGCGCAGGCGGCGCGAACCCGTTCGACCACCTCGAAGCGGCGGCTGTCGGCTACCAGCACGGTGTTTACCGGGGTACGCCCAGGCGGCAATTCGTCGAGCACCGAGGTGTCCAGGTCGGCGTAAGCGCTCATGGCCAGGGTGCGCGGGATAGGCGTGGCGGTCATGATCAGCTGGTGCGGGCACAACTCGCCGGCCACGCCTTTCTTGCGCAGGGCCAGGCGTTGCTGCACGCCAAAACGGTGCTGTTCGTCAATGATCGCCAGGGCCAGGTGCTTGAACTTCACTTCTTCCTGGAACAGCGCGTGGGTGCCGACCACCATCGGCGCACCGTTGGCAATCTGCTCCAGGGCGCTGGCCCGGGCCTTGCCCTTGAGCTTGCCGGCCAGCCAGGCCACTTCGATGCCCAGCGGCTCGAGCCAGCGCTTGAAGGTGATGAAGTGCTGTTCGGCGAGGATCTCGGTGGGCGCCATCAGCGCCACCTGATAGCCGGCTTCCAGCCCTTGCAGAGCTGCCAGGGCGGCGACCACGGTCTTGCCGGCACCGACATCGCCCTGCACCAGGCGCATCATCGGCTCGTGCTGGCTGAGGTCGTAGGCAATTTCGTTGGCCACCCGCTGCTGTGCGCCGGTCGGCTGAAAGCCCAGGTTGGCCAGGTACTGCGCCTGCAGGCGCGTGGCCTTGGGCAGCACCGGCGCCCGCAAGCTGCGCAGGCTCTCGCGCAGGCGTTGCTGCGACAACTGGTGGGTCAGCAGTTCTTCGAAGGCCAGGCGGTGCTGGGCCCAGTGCTGGCCTTCGGCAAGTTCGTCAAGGTCGGCGTCGGCCGGCGGGTTGTGCAGGTAACGGATGGCATCGTCCAGCGGCGCCAGTTGGTAGTCCCGGGCCAGCTCGTCAGGCAGCCAGTCGGGCAGGCTGCGCGGGCCGAGCAGGCCCAGGCTCTGCTGGCACAACAGGCGCAGGCGTTGCTGGGTGAGGCCTTCGGTGGACGGGTAGATCGGCGTCAGGGTCTGTTCGACCGGTGGCGGCGGCTCATCGCCGTTCAGCGCGCGGTACTCGGGGTGGTAGATTTCCAGGCCCGAGGCACCGGGGCGGGCTTCGCCATAGCAGCGCAGGTGGGTGCCACGTTTCAGCCCTTCCTTTTGCGCGTTGCTGAAGTGGTAGAAGCGCAGGCTCAGCACTCCGGTGCCGTCACCCAGGCGTACCACCAGGCTGCGCCGCTTGCCCATGGTCACGTCGGCACCGCTGACCACGCCCTCGATCACGGCATCCTGGCCTGGGCGCAATTGGCCGATCGGCACCACGCGGGTGCGGTCCTGGTAACGCAGGGGCAGGTGAAACAGCACATCCTGCAGGTTCTCCAGGCCGACCTTGGCGAGTTTTTCCGCCATGGCCTCGCCAACACCCTTGAGTACCGTGACCGGGACCTTCGACAGCTCACTCATGACTCAGGCCGTTTGTTCCGCAGGGGCTTTGGCCACCGAGCACAGGCGGATCGAGTCGGCGAGGATCTCGATGGCCTTGGGCCGCGGGAAGCTGGCGCGCCAGGCGATGGCCACGGTGCGGAACGGTGCCGGTGCCGTCAGGGGGCGAACTTCGATGATGCCAGGGGCGTAGTGATGGCTGTGCACCGCCGACAGCGGCAGGATCGACACGCCAAGGCCCGAGGCCACCATGTGGCGGATGGTTTCCAGCGAGCTGGATTCGACCGTGGTGTGCCTGGCGCCTTCGCCGCCCTTGTTCAGGGTAGGACAGGCTTCCAGTACCTGGTCGCGGAAACAGTGCCCCTCACCGAGCAACAGCAGGCTCTTGTCGTTGAGCATGGCGGTGTCGATGGTCTTTTTCGCCGTCCATGGGTGGTCGGCGGGCATCAGGGCGCAGAACGGCTCATCGTACAGCGGCAGGGTCAGCACATCGGCTTCGTTGAACGGCAGGGCGATGATCACCGCATCCAGCTCGCCGTTACGCAGCTTTTCACGCAGTACGTGGGTGAAGTTTTCTTCGATGTACAGCGGCATCTGCGGCGCTACGCGGTGCAGTTGCGGGATCAGGTGCGGGAACAGGTAGGGGCCGACGGTATAGATGGCACCGACCTTGAGCGGGGCGGTCAGCTGGTTCTTGCCGGCCTGGGCCAGCTCGCGAATGCCCTGGGCCTGCTCCAGTACCTTCTGTGCCTGGGCGACGATGCTCTCGCCGACCGGTGTCAGGCGTACCGCGCTTTTGCTGCGCTCGAAGATCAGAACGCCAAGCTCATCCTCGAGCTTCTTCACACCGACCGACAGGGTCGGCTGGCTCACGTGGCAGCGTTCGGCGGCATGGCCGAAGTGCTGTTCCTGGGCGAGTGTGACGATGTAGCGTAATTCTGTGAGGGTCATAACGTGCGTCCATGAAGTTGCGGGCCCAGCATAGCGGCTGCAATCGATAGACGCACGTTATCAGAGTTGCCGATTTGTGACAGAAGCAAAAGTCTTAGCGGCGGTCCAGCGAGTAGACGAACGGTGCCACGACTTCGATCGTGCCATTGTTCAGCAACTCGGGTGGCGGCTTGGGTACCGTGCCGGCTCGACGGATCATTTCCAGGGTCGCCCGGTCCAGTGCCGCACTGCCCGAACCACCTGCCATGGAGTACGAGACCACCTTGCCTTCGGCGTCGACCACGAAGCGCAGGCGGTTGATGCCTTGCAGGCCGCGACGGCGCGCGTCTTCCGGGTAGCGCTTGTACTTGGCCAGGTGGCGCAGCAGGTCGCTCTGCCAGGTTGGCAGGGCGTTGCTGTTGGACGCAATGCTCGGCGCCGGTGCCGCGGATTTCTGCGGTGGCGTGTTGCTCGGCGGTGCGTCTACCGTTTGCTCGGTGGGTGGCGCTTCCTTCGGCGGCTCAGGCTTTTTCTCGGGCTTGGGCGGCTGGGGCTTGGCCTTCGGCTTGGGCGGCTTGGGGATGGCGATCTTGGGCTTGGGTGCTTCGGCCAGCTTGGGCAACGGCGGTTCTTCGACCGGTGCCGGTGGCTGTGGCGCCGCTTTCGGTGGCGGTGGTGGCGCTGGCTCCGGTAACGGTGCCAGCTCGACCATCATCGCTGCCGGGGGCAGTTCGATGGCTTGGGGCACCGACCAGTTGAGCGTCAGCAGCACGGCGACCACGTGCACGCCCAGCACGATCGCCAGGCTGCCACCGTAGCGCGCCATGTTTGAGCGCGTTTTCGTCATTTCTTGGCTGCCGTCTCGAGA
It contains:
- a CDS encoding energy transducer TonB, with protein sequence MTKTRSNMARYGGSLAIVLGVHVVAVLLTLNWSVPQAIELPPAAMMVELAPLPEPAPPPPPKAAPQPPAPVEEPPLPKLAEAPKPKIAIPKPPKPKAKPQPPKPEKKPEPPKEAPPTEQTVDAPPSNTPPQKSAAPAPSIASNSNALPTWQSDLLRHLAKYKRYPEDARRRGLQGINRLRFVVDAEGKVVSYSMAGGSGSAALDRATLEMIRRAGTVPKPPPELLNNGTIEVVAPFVYSLDRR